The Verrucomicrobium spinosum DSM 4136 = JCM 18804 genome includes a region encoding these proteins:
- a CDS encoding response regulator transcription factor: MPICRVGIVEDHILMQAGLKVLVGNIEGFECAWVAHSAAQAVARMQELVADMLLVDISLPDRSGFELIRDLQATHPEAAVLVVSMHDEELYAERALKAGARGYLMKNSSIEVFEQALKTVAQGGVAVSRSLSDRLLMAYSSGAPPRSETGLHMLSDREFEVFQMLGEGRSTFKTAEILGISPKTVDVHRRNIRSKLELEDGGDVVRYAIRWTESRKHLGLPHDDRQPPG, from the coding sequence ATGCCCATTTGTCGTGTTGGAATCGTTGAGGATCACATCCTGATGCAGGCGGGATTGAAGGTGCTGGTGGGCAATATCGAAGGATTTGAGTGTGCTTGGGTGGCCCATAGCGCGGCGCAAGCCGTCGCGAGGATGCAGGAACTGGTGGCCGACATGTTGCTGGTGGACATCTCCCTGCCTGACCGCAGCGGGTTTGAGCTGATCCGGGATCTGCAGGCGACGCACCCGGAGGCGGCGGTGCTGGTCGTTTCCATGCACGACGAGGAGTTGTACGCCGAGCGTGCGCTCAAGGCTGGGGCGAGGGGCTACCTGATGAAAAACAGCTCCATCGAGGTGTTTGAACAGGCTTTGAAAACCGTGGCCCAGGGTGGGGTGGCCGTCAGCCGCAGTCTGTCCGACCGGCTGCTCATGGCCTACTCCTCCGGCGCGCCTCCCCGGTCAGAGACCGGCCTGCACATGCTCAGTGACCGGGAGTTCGAGGTATTTCAGATGCTGGGGGAGGGGCGAAGCACCTTCAAGACGGCGGAGATCCTGGGCATCAGCCCCAAGACGGTGGATGTTCACCGCAGGAACATCCGGAGCAAGCTGGAGCTCGAAGACGGCGGCGATGTGGTGCGCTATGCCATCCGCTGGACGGAGTCGCGCAAGCATCTGGGCCTGCCTCACGATGACCGGCAGCCGCCGGGCTAG